ACCGAGGCGCGTTCGGACTACCTCGCGCGTGCCTGTGGTGACGACCGCACGTTGCGCGCGGAGGTGGAGAGCCTGCTCGCCGCGCTCGATCGCGGGAGTGCCACGTGGGATCGCCCGTTAGGCAGCGTCCTCGCCGACGCCGCCGCCATGGGCGACGACGAGGCGGCGGTGGGGCGCCGGATCGGGGCTTACGAGCTGACGCGCCTGATTGGCTACGGCGGGATGGGGGCCGTCTACGAGGGCGTCCGCGCCGATGACCAGTTCCAGAAACGCGTCGCCCTCAAGTTCCTCCGCCGCGGCCTCGAGGGCGACCTCGCCATCCGCCGCTTCCGCTACGAACGCCAGATCCTCGCCCACCTCAACCACAAGAACATCGCCGCCCTCCTCGACGGCGGCGTCACCCCCGACGGCCAGCCCTACATCGTCATGGAGTTCGTCGATGGCCTCCCCATCACGACCTTCGCCACCCAGCGCCGTCTCGACATCCCCCAGCGCCTCCAGCTCCTGCGCCAGGTCTGCGCCGCCGTCCAGCACGCCCACCAGCACCTCGTCGTCCACCGCGACCTCAAGCCCGGCAACATCCTCGTTGCCACCG
This DNA window, taken from Gemmatimonadaceae bacterium, encodes the following:
- a CDS encoding serine/threonine protein kinase, translated to MSDGRGAMPAPSNPTPITPTRLARIRELFDSALEMPTEARSDYLARACGDDRTLRAEVESLLAALDRGSATWDRPLGSVLADAAAMGDDEAAVGRRIGAYELTRLIGYGGMGAVYEGVRADDQFQKRVALKFLRRGLEGDLAIRRFRYERQILAHLNHKNIAALLDGGVTPDGQPYIVMEFVDGLPITTFATQRRLDIPQRLQLLRQVCAAVQHAHQHLVVHRDLKPGNILVATDGTVKLLDFGIARLLREGEGADQLPPTQGGAHAFTPDYASPEQVRGLPVATSSDLYSLGVIAC